One window of the Conexibacter sp. SYSU D00693 genome contains the following:
- a CDS encoding iron ABC transporter permease: MAVAAPTTTPSVARPRTGALLRSPGARTAGLAAALVVLLAACAASLAIGSLDIPLREVWEALVSRDDTDAHAIVHDLRIPRTELGVLVGGALGAAGALMQGVTRNPLAEPQILGINSGAALSVVAAISVLGISAPVAYAGFALLGAALASVLVYLLGATGRGGATPVKLALAGAVLTALLTALTSAILVFDAQTLDEFRFWIVGSIAGRDTEVLTAVAPFMLTGLAIALLCGRSLNALAMGDEVARSLGHHVDRSRGWAALGFVLLAGGAVAAAGPIGFVGLTVPHVARALVGPDYRWVIPFSIVLGATLLLVGDVAGRVVSRPDELEVGIITALIGAPFFIWLVRRRRLSEL, translated from the coding sequence ATGGCCGTCGCCGCCCCGACCACCACGCCGTCCGTCGCCCGCCCGCGCACCGGGGCGCTGCTGCGGTCCCCCGGCGCGCGGACCGCCGGCCTGGCCGCCGCGCTGGTCGTCCTGCTCGCCGCGTGCGCCGCCTCGCTGGCCATCGGCTCGCTGGACATCCCGCTGCGCGAGGTGTGGGAGGCGCTCGTCTCGCGCGACGACACCGACGCCCACGCGATCGTCCACGACCTGCGCATCCCGCGCACGGAGCTCGGCGTGCTCGTCGGCGGCGCGCTCGGTGCCGCCGGCGCGCTGATGCAGGGCGTCACGCGCAACCCGCTGGCCGAGCCGCAGATCCTGGGCATCAACTCCGGCGCCGCGCTGTCCGTCGTCGCCGCCATCAGCGTGCTGGGCATCAGCGCGCCGGTCGCCTACGCCGGCTTCGCCCTGCTGGGCGCGGCGCTCGCGTCGGTCCTCGTCTACCTGCTCGGGGCGACCGGTCGCGGCGGCGCGACGCCCGTCAAGCTCGCGCTCGCCGGCGCGGTGCTCACCGCCCTGCTCACCGCGCTCACGAGCGCGATCCTCGTCTTCGACGCCCAGACGCTCGACGAGTTCCGCTTCTGGATCGTCGGCTCGATCGCCGGCCGCGACACCGAGGTGCTGACCGCGGTCGCGCCGTTCATGCTCACCGGCCTGGCGATCGCCCTGCTGTGCGGCCGCTCGCTCAACGCGCTGGCGATGGGCGACGAGGTCGCCCGGTCCCTCGGCCACCACGTCGACCGCTCGCGCGGTTGGGCTGCCCTCGGGTTCGTCCTGCTCGCCGGCGGCGCGGTCGCCGCAGCGGGTCCCATCGGCTTCGTCGGCCTCACCGTCCCGCACGTCGCCCGCGCCCTGGTCGGCCCCGACTACCGCTGGGTCATCCCGTTCAGCATCGTCCTCGGCGCCACGCTCCTGCTCGTCGGCGACGTCGCCGGCCGCGTCGTCTCGCGTCCCGACGAGCTCGAGGTCGGGATCATCACCGCGCTCATCGGCGCGCCGTTCTTCATCTGGCTCGTGCGCCGCCGGAGGCTCAGCGAGCTGTGA